Proteins co-encoded in one Hymenobacter swuensis DY53 genomic window:
- the nuoH gene encoding NADH-quinone oxidoreductase subunit NuoH, with amino-acid sequence MIELPALGWQSIVIFVVFALSLLIATYCTYAERVIAAFLQDRVGPDRAGPYGLAQPLADAVKMFTKEEFFPGGANKALFVFGPCLAMITALMSSAVIPFGNIMNFGNNLFFLQGIEVNIGMLWVFGVVSLGVYGVMIGGWASNNKFSLLGAIRAASQNISYELAMGMALIAVLMISGTLSLRDITLQQSVAGEWHVWNIVKQPLGFIIFLVCAFAETNRTPFDLPECETELVGGYHTEYSSMKLGLYLFSEYVNIFVVSAVMSVLYFGGFNFPFQYELRDWFVNSQGWELASAQNLITLLGTVGLFLKIFAFIFFFMWIRWTLPRFRYDQLMRLGWTILIPLAVFNIVLTGGLILAGVI; translated from the coding sequence ATGATTGAACTACCCGCACTAGGCTGGCAATCCATTGTCATCTTCGTCGTATTCGCGCTTTCGCTGCTGATTGCGACGTATTGCACCTACGCGGAACGCGTAATTGCCGCATTCCTGCAGGACCGCGTGGGCCCCGACCGCGCCGGCCCCTACGGCCTGGCGCAGCCGCTGGCCGATGCCGTGAAGATGTTCACGAAGGAAGAATTCTTCCCCGGCGGTGCCAACAAGGCGCTATTCGTGTTCGGCCCCTGCCTGGCCATGATTACGGCCCTGATGTCGTCGGCGGTAATTCCGTTCGGCAACATCATGAACTTCGGCAACAACCTGTTCTTCCTACAAGGCATTGAGGTGAACATCGGCATGCTGTGGGTGTTCGGCGTGGTGTCGTTGGGCGTGTACGGCGTGATGATTGGCGGCTGGGCCTCCAACAACAAGTTCTCGCTGCTGGGCGCCATCCGCGCTGCTTCGCAGAACATCAGCTACGAACTGGCCATGGGTATGGCCCTGATTGCCGTGCTGATGATTTCGGGCACCCTGAGCCTGCGCGACATCACGTTGCAGCAGTCGGTAGCCGGTGAGTGGCACGTCTGGAACATCGTGAAACAGCCGCTGGGCTTCATCATCTTCTTGGTGTGCGCCTTCGCCGAAACCAACCGCACGCCCTTCGACCTTCCTGAGTGCGAAACTGAGCTGGTGGGCGGCTACCACACCGAGTATTCGTCGATGAAGCTGGGTTTGTACCTATTCTCGGAGTACGTGAACATCTTCGTGGTATCGGCCGTGATGAGCGTGCTGTACTTCGGCGGCTTCAACTTCCCGTTCCAATATGAGCTGCGCGACTGGTTCGTGAACAGCCAAGGCTGGGAGCTGGCTTCGGCTCAGAACCTGATTACGCTGCTGGGTACCGTGGGCCTGTTCCTGAAGATCTTCGCCTTCATCTTCTTCTTTATGTGGATCCGCTGGACTCTCCCGCGCTTCCGCTACGACCAGCTGATGCGCCTGGGCTGGACCATCCTCATCCCGCTGGCCGTTTTCAACATCGTCCTCACCGGTGGCCTCATCCTGGCCGGCGTGATTTAA
- a CDS encoding RNA polymerase sigma factor, whose product MEPLALPLDAARMTAGHQDLQIQEAVRTQRKRLLTFIRRRIPNEAEAEDVLQDVFAELVESYRLMKPVEQAAAWLFRVARNKITDLYRRKKPVSLENEMAAFAADGDENSLLLADILPAVDDAPENRLLRETLMEALSDALAELPAAQREVFIWHELEDKTFREMEEETGVPLKTLISRKHYAVQHLRKRLRTLYTELFTD is encoded by the coding sequence ATGGAACCCCTAGCTCTACCACTCGACGCTGCACGCATGACGGCCGGCCACCAGGACCTGCAGATACAGGAAGCCGTGCGCACCCAACGGAAGCGTCTGCTGACGTTTATCCGCCGCCGCATCCCCAACGAGGCCGAGGCTGAAGACGTGCTGCAGGACGTGTTTGCTGAACTTGTGGAAAGCTACCGGCTGATGAAGCCCGTAGAGCAGGCCGCCGCTTGGCTGTTCCGGGTCGCCCGTAACAAAATCACCGACCTCTACCGCCGCAAAAAGCCCGTTTCGCTGGAAAACGAAATGGCCGCCTTTGCTGCCGACGGCGACGAAAACTCGTTGCTGCTGGCCGATATCCTGCCGGCTGTAGATGACGCGCCCGAAAACCGCCTGCTGCGCGAAACCCTCATGGAAGCCCTCAGCGACGCCTTGGCCGAGCTGCCCGCCGCCCAGCGCGAAGTCTTCATCTGGCACGAGCTGGAAGACAAAACCTTCCGCGAAATGGAGGAAGAAACCGGCGTGCCGCTCAAAACCCTGATTTCGCGCAAACATTATGCCGTGCAGCACCTGCGCAAACGCCTCCGCACGCTCTATACCGAGCTGTTTACGGACTAG
- the nuoK gene encoding NADH-quinone oxidoreductase subunit NuoK, which translates to MDQNIPQVIQTVPLQYYVFFAAALFSIGVLGVLTRRNAIIIFMCVELMLNAVNVLLTAFSAYRADPNGQVFVFFIMAVAAAEVAVGLAIIVMIYRNLQNTDVNLLNRLKF; encoded by the coding sequence ATGGACCAGAACATACCGCAGGTTATCCAAACGGTTCCTCTTCAGTACTACGTTTTCTTCGCCGCCGCCCTGTTTTCCATCGGGGTGCTGGGCGTACTCACGCGGCGCAATGCCATCATCATCTTCATGTGCGTGGAGCTGATGCTGAACGCCGTGAACGTGCTGCTGACGGCCTTTTCGGCCTATCGCGCCGACCCCAACGGGCAGGTATTCGTGTTCTTCATCATGGCCGTGGCCGCCGCCGAAGTGGCGGTCGGGCTGGCTATTATCGTGATGATCTACCGCAACCTGCAGAATACCGACGTTAATCTGCTCAACCGCCTGAAATTCTAG
- a CDS encoding complex I subunit 4 family protein, producing the protein MLTVLLLLWPVAAALLLHFFKGRAARVPALGAALVEFALAAYAALTFNANNSGQFSFNLNWIPSAGIHFAVGMDGLSLLLVLLTAVLVPVILLSAFRRNFENESVFYALVLFMQTGLVGVFTAQDAFLFYFMWEVALIPIYFLAGVWGGVNRARITFKFFLYTIIGSLFMLAGFVYLYFQTGPTADGLSAHNSALASFYALNLTADTQMWVFWLIFAAFAVKMPIFPFHTWQPDTYTEAPAPATMLLSGIMLKMGIYGCMRWLLPVVPMGVDYWQNLVLILAIIGIIYGAIIAIRQQDVKRLIAYSSLSHVGLMIAGVFSLTQMGLQGASIQMLAHGVNVVGMFFIADAIERRTGTRNIADLGGLTRKAPVLTVCFLVLLLGTVALPLTNGFVGEFLLLGGVYQFNAWMGAIAGVTIILGAVYLLRMFQRVMLGPDSSFTETFTDLTGSELALLVPLIVLVFWIGMFPNTFLHLSEGSVMNILNEVVKR; encoded by the coding sequence ATGCTGACTGTCCTTCTTCTACTCTGGCCCGTGGCGGCCGCCCTGCTGCTGCACTTCTTCAAAGGCCGTGCGGCCCGGGTTCCGGCGCTAGGCGCGGCCCTGGTTGAATTTGCGCTGGCGGCCTACGCGGCCCTCACGTTCAACGCCAACAACTCCGGCCAATTCAGCTTCAACCTGAACTGGATTCCCTCGGCCGGCATTCACTTCGCGGTGGGCATGGACGGGCTGAGCCTCTTGCTGGTGCTGCTGACGGCCGTGCTGGTGCCGGTGATTCTACTGAGCGCCTTCCGCCGCAACTTCGAAAACGAGTCGGTGTTCTACGCGCTGGTGCTGTTCATGCAAACCGGTCTGGTGGGCGTGTTCACGGCCCAGGATGCCTTCCTGTTCTACTTCATGTGGGAGGTGGCCCTGATTCCGATTTACTTCCTAGCTGGCGTGTGGGGCGGTGTGAACCGGGCCCGCATCACATTCAAGTTCTTCCTGTACACCATCATCGGCTCGCTGTTCATGCTGGCCGGCTTCGTGTACCTCTACTTCCAGACCGGCCCCACGGCCGACGGCCTCTCGGCTCACAACTCGGCCCTGGCCTCGTTCTACGCTCTGAACCTGACTGCTGACACGCAGATGTGGGTATTCTGGCTGATTTTCGCGGCCTTTGCCGTAAAGATGCCCATCTTCCCCTTCCACACCTGGCAGCCCGACACCTACACCGAAGCTCCGGCACCGGCCACCATGCTGCTCTCGGGCATTATGCTGAAAATGGGTATCTACGGCTGCATGCGCTGGCTGCTGCCGGTGGTACCGATGGGCGTTGACTACTGGCAGAACCTGGTACTGATTCTGGCCATCATCGGCATCATCTACGGTGCCATCATTGCCATCCGCCAGCAGGACGTGAAGCGCCTGATTGCCTACTCCTCCCTCTCACACGTGGGATTGATGATTGCCGGTGTGTTCTCGCTCACCCAGATGGGTCTGCAGGGTGCCAGCATTCAGATGCTGGCCCACGGCGTGAACGTGGTGGGCATGTTCTTCATTGCCGACGCCATTGAGCGCCGCACCGGCACCCGCAACATCGCCGACCTGGGCGGCCTCACCCGTAAAGCGCCCGTGCTGACGGTGTGCTTCCTGGTGCTGCTGCTGGGCACGGTGGCGCTGCCGCTCACCAACGGCTTCGTAGGCGAGTTTCTGCTGCTGGGCGGCGTGTACCAGTTCAACGCCTGGATGGGCGCTATTGCTGGCGTGACCATCATTCTGGGTGCGGTGTATTTGCTGCGCATGTTCCAGCGCGTGATGCTCGGCCCCGATTCCTCGTTCACTGAAACCTTCACCGACCTCACCGGCTCCGAGCTGGCCCTGCTGGTGCCGCTCATCGTGCTGGTGTTCTGGATTGGCATGTTCCCCAACACGTTCCTGCACCTGTCGGAAGGCAGCGTGATGAACATTCTGAACGAGGTAGTTAAACGCTAA
- the nuoL gene encoding NADH-quinone oxidoreductase subunit L has protein sequence MQETVIPAAGAPYSTFLYVLIPLLPFLGFLINGLLNRKLSGKVAGAISSLAVLGSFAISVFLFLNFQYQYTVTLFDWISVGSMQIPFSYQIDQLSLIMLLLVTGVGFLIHVYSIGYMHHDENVGKFFSFLNLFVFSMLVLVLGANFVILFIGWEGVGLCSYLLIGFWNKNTAYNNAAKKAFIINRIGDLGFLLGIFLIYLTFDSVQYAEVFQKASTMQIGAGVVTAITLLLFVGATGKSAQLPLYTWLPDAMAGPTPVSALIHAATMVTAGIYMILRANVLFTLAPDTLEVIAIIGAATALFAATIGLAQNDIKKVLAYSTVSQLGYMFLALGVMGYSTSLFHVLTHAFFKALMFLGAGSVIHAMSNEQDMRRMGGLRKSLPITFITFFVGCLAIAGIPPFSGFFSKDEILLHAFEHSKVLYAVGLFTAFLTAFYMFRLLFLTFFGEFRGTEEQKHHLHESPASMTLPLIVLAILAAVGGFMNAPFFLGEENAYLANYLAPLFTYSKQLNPAAFGVHADHATELMLIGLSVGAGVLGIILAYVQYVSRGVRPVEDGESRGFLENLIYHKYYIDELYNALFVRPIMWLSRGLFRYVENGIIDPIVNGFGRLTMGGGQLLRYVQTGSVETYLILMVVGIVLVMALNFGKF, from the coding sequence ATGCAAGAAACTGTAATCCCCGCTGCCGGCGCGCCGTACTCCACGTTTCTGTACGTGCTTATTCCGCTGCTGCCGTTTTTGGGCTTTCTGATCAACGGGCTACTCAACCGCAAGCTTTCGGGCAAGGTGGCCGGTGCCATCAGCAGCCTGGCGGTGCTGGGCTCGTTCGCCATTTCGGTGTTCCTGTTCCTGAACTTCCAGTACCAGTACACCGTCACGCTGTTCGACTGGATTTCGGTCGGCTCGATGCAGATTCCCTTCAGCTACCAGATCGACCAACTCAGCCTGATTATGCTGCTGCTCGTGACGGGCGTGGGTTTCCTGATCCACGTGTACAGCATCGGCTACATGCACCACGACGAGAACGTGGGCAAGTTTTTCAGCTTCCTGAACCTGTTCGTGTTCAGCATGCTGGTGCTGGTGCTGGGCGCCAACTTCGTGATTCTGTTCATCGGCTGGGAAGGCGTGGGTCTCTGCTCCTACCTGCTCATCGGCTTCTGGAACAAGAACACCGCCTACAACAACGCCGCCAAGAAAGCCTTCATTATCAACCGCATCGGTGACCTGGGCTTCCTGCTGGGCATCTTCCTGATTTACCTGACCTTCGACTCGGTGCAGTACGCCGAGGTATTCCAGAAAGCCAGCACGATGCAGATTGGCGCGGGCGTGGTAACGGCCATTACGCTGCTGCTGTTCGTGGGCGCTACTGGTAAATCGGCCCAGCTGCCGCTCTACACTTGGCTGCCCGACGCTATGGCCGGCCCCACCCCGGTTTCGGCCCTGATTCACGCCGCAACCATGGTAACGGCGGGTATCTACATGATTCTGCGCGCCAACGTGCTGTTCACGCTGGCCCCCGATACCCTCGAAGTTATTGCCATCATCGGCGCGGCTACGGCCCTGTTTGCCGCCACCATCGGCCTGGCTCAAAACGACATCAAGAAGGTGCTGGCCTACTCCACCGTTTCGCAGCTGGGCTACATGTTCCTGGCGCTGGGCGTAATGGGCTACAGCACCAGCCTGTTCCACGTCCTCACCCACGCCTTCTTCAAGGCGCTGATGTTCTTGGGCGCGGGCTCCGTGATTCACGCCATGAGCAACGAGCAGGATATGCGCCGCATGGGCGGCTTGCGCAAGTCACTGCCCATTACGTTCATCACCTTCTTCGTAGGCTGCCTGGCCATTGCCGGCATCCCGCCCTTCTCGGGCTTCTTCTCGAAAGACGAAATCCTGCTGCACGCCTTCGAGCACAGCAAGGTGCTGTACGCGGTAGGTTTGTTCACTGCCTTCCTGACGGCTTTCTATATGTTCCGACTGCTGTTCCTCACCTTCTTTGGCGAGTTCCGGGGCACCGAGGAGCAGAAGCACCACCTGCACGAGTCGCCGGCTTCCATGACGCTGCCGCTCATCGTGCTGGCTATTCTGGCCGCCGTGGGTGGTTTCATGAACGCGCCCTTCTTCTTGGGTGAGGAAAACGCCTACTTGGCCAACTACCTCGCACCGCTGTTCACTTATTCCAAGCAGTTGAACCCGGCCGCCTTCGGCGTACACGCCGACCACGCCACCGAGCTCATGCTCATCGGCCTCTCAGTGGGTGCGGGTGTGCTGGGCATCATTCTGGCCTACGTGCAGTACGTGAGCCGCGGGGTGCGCCCGGTGGAAGACGGCGAGTCGCGCGGCTTCCTCGAGAACCTAATTTACCACAAGTACTACATCGACGAGCTCTACAACGCCCTGTTCGTGCGCCCCATCATGTGGCTATCGCGCGGCCTGTTCCGCTACGTGGAAAACGGCATTATCGACCCCATCGTGAACGGCTTCGGCCGCCTGACCATGGGCGGTGGTCAGCTCCTGCGCTACGTGCAAACCGGCTCCGTGGAAACCTACCTCATTCTGATGGTGGTGGGCATTGTGCTGGTGATGGCGCTGAACTTCGGGAAATTCTAA
- a CDS encoding OmpA family protein: MEQSLATVTQFSFSTTMLEQLAHETQESAASLRTALKRAVPVVVQALAGRVSGPDGPEAIWKLSREAYGANVLEPMAAANHVSWVKRGESLMRGLLGETYHFTVLRVATAASLGQPAAERVLVAAAVATLGVIGEHSQEQSLTPATLAEWLTREGSTLHESMLADTGSNSSIATVDRTSTPPFTEPATTGACAAVGGGQTYTPAAALVAARPAVRWQWGALLLAAVVLGYIFGNWNSGLFGSEKAPAASVPVISAEAAKANNAATGGRYDAASGNYIYDTGQPIILRLADGTTQKVGANSTENRLYTFLADPGQQVDSINRTKGWINFDRVYFEPGSTTLTDESFMQLRNVASILKTFPASVVKLGGYTDSTGNPLKNFQLSETRAQTAMLAIAGMGIDINRIQAKGYGGKYFITPNTTPEGRALNRRISIRVIKK, from the coding sequence ATGGAGCAGTCACTAGCAACCGTCACCCAGTTCTCTTTCAGCACTACGATGCTGGAGCAGCTGGCACACGAAACCCAGGAAAGTGCGGCAAGCCTGCGCACAGCCCTCAAACGAGCGGTACCAGTAGTAGTACAGGCCCTGGCCGGCCGCGTGAGTGGCCCCGATGGCCCGGAAGCCATCTGGAAACTCAGTCGCGAAGCCTACGGAGCCAACGTGCTGGAGCCAATGGCCGCCGCCAACCACGTAAGCTGGGTAAAGCGCGGAGAATCATTGATGCGCGGATTATTGGGTGAAACGTATCATTTTACGGTACTACGAGTAGCTACGGCCGCTAGCCTCGGACAACCAGCTGCCGAGCGGGTACTGGTTGCGGCAGCCGTGGCTACGTTAGGTGTAATAGGCGAACATAGCCAGGAGCAGAGCCTGACTCCAGCCACGCTGGCCGAATGGCTGACGCGCGAAGGCAGCACGCTGCACGAGTCCATGCTAGCCGATACAGGCAGCAACTCCAGCATTGCCACCGTGGACCGCACAAGTACGCCGCCATTTACTGAGCCGGCTACTACCGGGGCTTGTGCTGCTGTGGGTGGCGGGCAGACGTACACGCCAGCGGCGGCACTGGTGGCGGCCCGGCCGGCTGTGCGCTGGCAGTGGGGAGCCTTATTGCTGGCGGCAGTAGTGCTGGGGTATATTTTTGGCAACTGGAACAGCGGCCTGTTCGGGTCCGAAAAAGCACCAGCCGCTAGCGTGCCCGTAATTTCGGCGGAGGCTGCCAAAGCCAACAATGCCGCCACGGGTGGCCGTTACGATGCCGCCAGCGGCAACTACATCTACGACACCGGCCAACCAATTATTCTGCGCCTGGCTGACGGCACCACCCAGAAAGTAGGAGCCAACTCCACCGAGAACCGCCTCTATACATTCTTGGCCGATCCGGGCCAGCAGGTGGACTCCATCAACCGCACCAAAGGCTGGATCAACTTCGACCGGGTGTATTTCGAGCCTGGCTCCACCACACTTACCGATGAATCGTTTATGCAGCTGCGCAACGTGGCCAGCATCCTCAAAACGTTTCCCGCCTCCGTAGTGAAGCTGGGCGGCTACACCGACAGTACCGGCAATCCGCTCAAAAACTTCCAACTCAGCGAAACGCGCGCCCAGACGGCCATGCTGGCTATTGCCGGCATGGGCATTGATATAAACCGCATCCAGGCAAAAGGCTACGGCGGCAAGTACTTCATCACGCCCAACACCACGCCCGAAGGCCGCGCCCTCAACCGCCGCATCAGCATCCGCGTGATTAAGAAGTAG
- a CDS encoding NuoI/complex I 23 kDa subunit family protein yields MQLTNRAKKLEKKPMTLAERAYLPAIFQGLSITMRHFFMKKATVRYPEEVRPFSNTFRGLHVLKRDEQGRERCTACGLCAVACPAEAITMVAGERKKGEEGLYREEKYAISYEINMLRCIFCGLCEEACPKAAVYLQPDKMAPPRYERDEFIYGKDRLVEPVSPDERSVRGIQLTPDQATTLRGKLQQA; encoded by the coding sequence ATGCAACTCACCAACCGAGCCAAGAAGCTAGAAAAGAAGCCGATGACGCTGGCCGAGCGGGCGTACCTGCCGGCCATCTTCCAGGGCCTGAGCATCACGATGCGCCACTTCTTTATGAAGAAGGCCACCGTGCGCTACCCCGAGGAAGTGCGGCCCTTCTCCAACACGTTCCGCGGCCTGCACGTGCTCAAGCGCGACGAGCAGGGCCGGGAGCGGTGCACCGCCTGCGGCCTGTGCGCCGTAGCCTGCCCCGCCGAAGCCATTACAATGGTGGCCGGTGAGCGGAAAAAGGGCGAAGAAGGCCTCTACCGCGAGGAGAAGTACGCCATCAGCTACGAAATCAACATGCTGCGGTGCATCTTCTGCGGCCTCTGCGAGGAAGCCTGCCCCAAAGCCGCCGTCTACCTCCAGCCCGACAAGATGGCTCCGCCGCGCTACGAGCGGGACGAGTTCATCTACGGCAAGGACCGCCTGGTGGAGCCCGTTTCGCCGGATGAGCGTTCCGTGCGCGGCATCCAGCTCACGCCCGATCAGGCTACCACGCTGCGCGGCAAGCTGCAGCAGGCGTAA
- a CDS encoding NADH-quinone oxidoreductase subunit J family protein, which translates to MSPIFLFLTFVALLSALGVVFAKNPVHSVLFLILTFFSLSGHYLLLNAQFLAAVNIIVYAGAIMVLFLFVIMFLNLNVDTEPHKPALAKIAAAVAGGSLLLILVAALKDVTPTGVPAGTAFNSQIGMVDQLGMKLYTDYLLPFELASVLFLVAMVGAVMLGKREVGERNF; encoded by the coding sequence ATGTCTCCAATCTTCCTCTTTCTGACCTTCGTGGCGCTGCTGAGCGCGCTGGGGGTGGTGTTTGCCAAAAACCCGGTGCACAGCGTACTGTTCCTGATTCTGACGTTCTTCTCGCTGTCGGGGCACTACCTGCTGCTGAACGCGCAGTTTCTGGCGGCCGTGAACATCATCGTGTACGCCGGTGCCATCATGGTGCTGTTCCTGTTCGTGATTATGTTCCTGAACCTGAACGTGGACACCGAGCCGCACAAGCCGGCCCTGGCCAAAATTGCCGCGGCCGTAGCCGGTGGCTCCCTCCTGCTCATCCTCGTGGCGGCCTTGAAAGACGTAACGCCCACCGGCGTACCAGCCGGCACCGCCTTCAACTCGCAGATCGGCATGGTAGACCAGCTGGGCATGAAGCTCTACACCGATTACCTGCTGCCCTTTGAGCTGGCTTCCGTGCTGTTCCTGGTAGCCATGGTGGGTGCTGTAATGCTCGGCAAGCGCGAAGTAGGCGAGCGGAATTTCTAG
- a CDS encoding MaoC family dehydratase: MSITIGSLAELQQYEGQDLGITPWHTITQEQINQFAAATLDFQWIHTDPERAAAESPFGGTIAHGYLTLSLLPYFWNQLVQVENLKMQVNYEISEFRFNQAVLVNTPVRLHAKLLAVKDLRGIAKANIGVTMEIEGQKKPAYTGVITFLYHFL; the protein is encoded by the coding sequence ATGAGTATTACCATTGGCAGCTTAGCTGAGCTGCAACAGTACGAGGGCCAGGACCTCGGCATCACGCCCTGGCACACCATCACGCAGGAGCAAATCAACCAGTTCGCCGCCGCTACCCTGGATTTCCAGTGGATTCACACCGACCCCGAGCGGGCCGCCGCCGAGTCGCCGTTCGGGGGCACTATTGCCCACGGCTACCTCACGCTGTCGTTGCTGCCCTACTTTTGGAACCAGCTAGTGCAGGTGGAAAACCTGAAGATGCAGGTGAACTACGAAATCAGCGAGTTCCGCTTCAACCAGGCCGTGTTGGTAAACACGCCCGTGCGCCTGCATGCCAAGCTGCTGGCCGTGAAAGATTTGCGCGGCATCGCCAAAGCCAACATCGGCGTGACGATGGAAATTGAAGGCCAGAAGAAGCCCGCATACACCGGCGTTATTACGTTCCTGTACCACTTTTTATAG
- a CDS encoding NADH-quinone oxidoreductase subunit N: MNSIILLSVLGLGNLFLGFRRSNRLLLPVMMLILGGILTVNFLDWGSTQSFFNGMLTIDNFSVAFTGIVLLTALVLIPFSQKYVLDGESNLAEYYSLLLFSLVGAIMLVSYNHLLMLFLGIEILSVAMYVLAGSDKRNLRSNEAALKYFLMGAFFTGILLFGMALLYGATGTFVLSEISFAVQNPAPGFESLKPMLYIGMLLMLIGIGFKVSAAPFHFWTPDVYEGTPTFFAAFMSTIVKTAGFAAFLKLLVQAFPAANAQGIWLPTLTAMCVLTLLIGNVGAVAQTSIKRMLAYSSISHAGYLLIALVAYNGQLEGASANGILFYSLAYSVATVAAFGVVKLVADARQREDYNGLNGLAKTNPLLAFSLTVSMLSLAGIPLTGGFFGKFFVFSAAVENGYIGLVVFAVVMSMVSIYYYLRPIIAMYMRDTDAETAEAVPVTTFQAGALLLLAALTVLLGILPGLVAGAL; this comes from the coding sequence ATGAATTCCATCATTCTACTTTCCGTTCTGGGCCTGGGTAACCTCTTCCTGGGGTTCCGTCGCTCCAACCGGCTGCTGCTGCCCGTGATGATGCTCATCCTGGGTGGTATCCTGACGGTGAACTTCCTCGACTGGGGTAGCACACAGTCGTTCTTCAATGGCATGCTCACCATCGACAACTTCTCGGTGGCCTTCACGGGCATCGTGCTGCTCACGGCGCTGGTGCTGATTCCCTTCTCCCAGAAGTACGTGCTCGACGGCGAAAGCAACCTGGCTGAGTACTACTCGCTGCTGCTGTTCTCGCTGGTGGGCGCCATCATGCTGGTGAGCTACAACCACCTGCTGATGCTATTTCTGGGCATCGAAATCCTAAGCGTGGCCATGTACGTGCTGGCCGGCTCCGATAAGCGCAACCTACGCTCCAACGAAGCCGCCCTCAAGTACTTCCTGATGGGTGCCTTCTTCACCGGCATCCTGTTGTTCGGGATGGCGCTGCTGTACGGCGCTACCGGTACGTTTGTGCTGAGCGAAATCAGCTTCGCGGTGCAGAACCCGGCTCCCGGCTTCGAGTCGCTGAAGCCGATGCTCTACATTGGCATGCTGCTGATGCTGATTGGTATCGGCTTTAAAGTATCGGCCGCGCCTTTCCACTTCTGGACGCCCGACGTGTACGAAGGCACGCCCACCTTCTTCGCCGCCTTCATGAGCACCATTGTGAAGACGGCTGGTTTTGCTGCCTTTCTGAAGCTACTGGTGCAAGCTTTCCCGGCCGCCAACGCCCAAGGTATCTGGCTGCCTACCCTCACGGCTATGTGCGTGCTCACGCTGCTCATCGGCAACGTGGGGGCTGTGGCCCAGACCAGCATCAAGCGCATGCTGGCCTACTCCAGCATCTCCCACGCCGGCTACCTGCTGATTGCCCTAGTGGCCTACAACGGCCAACTGGAAGGAGCTTCCGCCAACGGTATTCTGTTCTACTCGCTGGCCTACTCGGTAGCCACGGTGGCCGCCTTCGGGGTGGTGAAACTGGTGGCCGATGCCCGTCAGCGCGAGGATTATAACGGCTTGAACGGGCTGGCGAAAACCAACCCGCTTCTGGCCTTCTCGCTCACGGTATCCATGCTGAGCCTGGCCGGTATTCCGCTCACGGGTGGCTTCTTCGGCAAGTTCTTCGTATTCTCGGCCGCCGTGGAGAATGGTTACATCGGCCTCGTGGTGTTTGCCGTGGTGATGTCGATGGTGAGCATCTACTACTACCTGCGCCCCATTATTGCCATGTATATGCGCGACACCGACGCCGAAACGGCCGAAGCAGTGCCCGTCACTACCTTCCAGGCCGGCGCGCTGCTGCTGCTTGCTGCCCTCACGGTACTGCTGGGCATCCTGCCCGGTCTGGTGGCCGGCGCGCTGTAA
- a CDS encoding STM3941 family protein gives MEIKLYKSPWRAVKLLLGSSAFVALGTFLLRQPGTPSWVAWACIGFFGLGIPGGLFQLLDRRPQIIINEVGIFDRTTYHSFINWDIIQNAYLVSIHGQKILCLVVPAEFEPSRTKGTVGQALAQLSRELGFQELNISLGMIQIDEVRFAHFLLAMTQVERPADRTQLLTQYAQ, from the coding sequence ATGGAAATCAAGCTCTACAAATCGCCTTGGCGAGCCGTGAAACTATTGCTGGGCAGCAGTGCCTTTGTGGCATTGGGCACTTTTCTGTTACGTCAGCCCGGCACTCCATCATGGGTGGCGTGGGCATGCATTGGTTTTTTCGGGCTAGGAATACCGGGTGGACTTTTTCAGCTGCTGGACCGGCGCCCCCAAATTATTATCAACGAAGTCGGCATCTTTGACCGCACCACTTACCACAGCTTTATCAACTGGGACATTATTCAGAATGCCTACCTGGTGAGCATACACGGCCAGAAGATCCTGTGCTTGGTAGTTCCGGCTGAGTTCGAGCCCTCCCGTACAAAAGGCACCGTAGGCCAAGCACTGGCCCAGCTTTCCCGGGAGCTAGGGTTTCAGGAGCTAAATATTTCCCTGGGCATGATTCAAATCGATGAGGTACGCTTCGCCCATTTTCTGCTAGCTATGACGCAGGTAGAGCGCCCCGCCGACCGTACGCAGCTACTAACACAATACGCCCAATAA